Genomic window (Pseudanabaena sp. FACHB-2040):
CACTACGAATTATGAGCAGTATTTACTTTTCTTTACCGTGGTTATCATTATACGGATCTCGCTCGGGATCTTCTAGTGGTTTCTCAGCCAAACGGAAGATTGAGTAATTATGCTTATTACGAGGATCTGCCCATTCCTGCGAAATGCTGACAGAATCAAAGTAGTGCGTTTTACGCTTTGATACTTTCTGTTGGGTAACGCTGGTATGTTCACGATTGAATTGACACTGAAGCACACGGCCCTACCGCTCTCGGTCCAGAAGAAAACTGAGGAAGAAGCGGAAGCGGCCTATCAGTCTGCGCTGGAAGGGCTACGTACAGGGAGTACAACGATTATTGAGTTGACCTGTGATCAGCAGCCGAATAAGAAAATTAGTGTGCTGTCGAGCGAACTAGCGGCGGTGCAAATATTTGAGAAGTCGGGAACAGCTACGGCTTCTGGGCGGCCACCTGGATTTTTTGCTTTGACTACAGAGCAATAGGCTAAATTGGTGGGCTGCCTTTATAGGTTGGGGGTAAGGCTTTGACTGCTGCGATCGCACTTAACGATTTAGGCTTTCAGTGGCCCTCTGGAAAATCAGTACTACAGGGCTGCTCTCTATCCGTTGAGGCGGGTGAGTTTTGCATGTTGCTGGGCAGCAACGGCAGTGGTAAGTCAACTCTGCTGAGAATTTTAGCGGGTTTGCTGCAGCCCCAAACGGGCACTTTTAAGGTGCACGACCCGGTGGGATTTGTTTTCCAGAATCCCGATCATCAGCTGGTTATGCCCACCGTTGGAGCAGACGTGGCGTTTGGGCTTGTAGAGGAGCGGCTGACTATCGCCCAGGTTCGGGCTCGGGTAGACGAGGCGCTGGCAGCTGTCAATCTAGAGCACCTGAAGCGGCGACCTATCTATGCGCTTAGTGGCGGGCAAAAGCAGCGAGTGGCGATCGCTGGAGCCATTGCTCGTCACTGCAGCATTTTATTGTTGGATGAACCGACAGCGCTGCTTGATCCTGACAGCCAAATTGATTTGGTGATGCAGGTGAGATCGTTGGTTAAGGAAAGAGGGTTGACTGCCCTTTGGGTGACGCATCGCTTAATTGAGTTGGACTATTGCGATCGCGCCTTTTTACTGGAGAATGGCCAGGTCAAGGATCAAGGGCATCCCCAAAGGCTCAAAAGCTTGTTGGCTGGAGGCTCAGAACCTTGAGCCTGGACCCTTAGGCTGGGAATTCGCCTCGATTGATTGCCAGACAAAACGGGTGCCGCTGGGCAAAACTGCGGTGAGCTTTTCAGTTTTAAAGAATATAAAGTAAGGTAAAGCTATAGATTTTCTAATCCTCTTATAAGCTTTACCGGAAGTCATGAGTCGGCCTTCCTACACTGCACACCTGTTGGTGGATGGCTATAACATCATTGGTGCCTGGACCTCGCTCAAGCAGGCCCGCGATCAGAGTGGCCTAGAAATTGCGAGGGGGGATTTGATTGAGGTCTTGGCCAACTATAGTGCTTACCAAGGCTTTGAGACTCATCTGGTGTTTGATGCTTATGCCCAGACGACTCCCAGTGCTCAAGAGGTAATTACTCAGCACTTAGCTGTTTACTACACAGGGTTTGGGCAGACAGCAGATAGCTACATTGAGCGAGTCTGTGCTCAGCACCGGGGCAAGAGAGCTTCCCTAAATCAGCGCCTGATTGTTGCGACCTCTGACAGGGCTCAGCAACTCACGATTATGGGATACGGAGCAGAATGGATGTCGGCGCTTCAGCTTGAGTCGGAGGTACAGACTTCGTTTAACCAGATTAAACAGCGCCAGAAGCAGCGGCAAAAGCCGGTTAAACGATCTCTCATGCACACTCTTGATCAAGGGGCCAGGGATAAGTTGACCCGGCTGAGATTTGGGCTGAAGTGAGACTTCCTTAGAAAAAGCAGGCCCAGCCCATTGCCTCTAGAGCCACTTTTGACGGCTCAAACCGCCCTAAAAGTGGAGTCTTTGGAGCTTCGAGGTGAGAGATGGGGAAGATTGCAGGATAATTTCTGCTTAAGGGGTTGCCAAAGGTACAAAATTCTCGCTACTATGAATTTCGCAATCCTCAGTAGCTCAGTGGTAGAGCGGTCGGCTGTTAACCGATTGGTCGCAGGTTCGAATCCTGCCTGGGGAGTTTCCCAACTAGACCCTCTTTTGCCTGTAGTCGTTGTTAGCACTACACTCTTAAAGGCAAAGAAGGTTTTAATATAAAGCAAACGTTAAGCTAGTAAGCTCAAGAACCCGTTATCGGGGATAATTTGGGCGGCTGGCTTACAATCTGTATAGGAATTTTTTAATCCTATATAGCGCTTCAATAAACTTCCAGGTCTTTTACGCCTGGTCTTAGATAGACATAACCGTTTTAATGATGCCTCGTATACTCGTCATCGATGATGACCCTGCAATTGCAGAGTTGGTTGCAGTTAACCTTGAAATGGCTGGCTATGACGTTAGCCAAGCCAGTGACGGGATTAAGGGTCAAGCTCTAGCAGTTCAACTGCTGCCGGATCTGATCATGCTTGACCTCATGCTGCCTAAGGTCGACGGGTTCACTGTCTGTCAGCGGTTGCGCCGAGACAAGCGCACATCCGAAATTCCTATTTTGATGCTGACGGCTCTAGGACAGACCCAGGACAAGGTAGACGGGTTTAATGCTGGAGCAGATGACTATCTAACTAAGCCCTTTGAGCTAGAGGAAATGCTAGCCCGAGTTCGGGCTTTGCTGCGCCGCACGGATCGGATCCCCCAAGCGGCTAAGCACAGCGAGATTCTCAACTACGGTCCGCTGACGCTCATTCCTGAGCGGTATGAGGCGATTTGGTTTGACCGGACGGTTAAGCTGAC
Coding sequences:
- a CDS encoding response regulator transcription factor codes for the protein MPRILVIDDDPAIAELVAVNLEMAGYDVSQASDGIKGQALAVQLLPDLIMLDLMLPKVDGFTVCQRLRRDKRTSEIPILMLTALGQTQDKVDGFNAGADDYLTKPFELEEMLARVRALLRRTDRIPQAAKHSEILNYGPLTLIPERYEAIWFDRTVKLTHLEFELLHCLLQRHGQTVSPSQILQEVWGYEPNDDIETIRVHVRHLRTKLEPDPRHPKYIKTVYGAGYCLELPADVQAAVE
- a CDS encoding NYN domain-containing protein, which gives rise to MSRPSYTAHLLVDGYNIIGAWTSLKQARDQSGLEIARGDLIEVLANYSAYQGFETHLVFDAYAQTTPSAQEVITQHLAVYYTGFGQTADSYIERVCAQHRGKRASLNQRLIVATSDRAQQLTIMGYGAEWMSALQLESEVQTSFNQIKQRQKQRQKPVKRSLMHTLDQGARDKLTRLRFGLK
- a CDS encoding energy-coupling factor ABC transporter ATP-binding protein, with the translated sequence MTAAIALNDLGFQWPSGKSVLQGCSLSVEAGEFCMLLGSNGSGKSTLLRILAGLLQPQTGTFKVHDPVGFVFQNPDHQLVMPTVGADVAFGLVEERLTIAQVRARVDEALAAVNLEHLKRRPIYALSGGQKQRVAIAGAIARHCSILLLDEPTALLDPDSQIDLVMQVRSLVKERGLTALWVTHRLIELDYCDRAFLLENGQVKDQGHPQRLKSLLAGGSEP